One window of the Salvia miltiorrhiza cultivar Shanhuang (shh) chromosome 6, IMPLAD_Smil_shh, whole genome shotgun sequence genome contains the following:
- the LOC130989558 gene encoding polypyrimidine tract-binding protein homolog 1 isoform X2 has translation MSTSAQPQFRYTQTPSKVLHLRNLPWECIEEELIELCKPFGKIVNTKCNVGANRNQAFVEFSDLNQAINMVTYYASSSEPAQIRGKTVYIQYSNRHEIVNNKSPGDVPGNVLLVTIEGVEAGDVSIDVIHLVFSAFGFVHKIATFEKAAGFQALIQYSDVQTASTARDSLDGRSIPRYLLPSHVNECYLRISYSAHTDLNIKFQSHRSRDYTNPHLPVNPTAMDGLLQPVVGPDGKKKEFESNVLLASIENMQYAVTVDVLHTVFSAFGTVQKIAIFEKNGGTQALIQYPDITTAAVAKDALEGHCIYDGGYCVQ, from the exons ATGTCTACGTCGGCGCAGCCTCAGTTCCGGTACACGCAGACGCCGTCGAAGGTCCTCCACCTCCGGAATCTTCCATGGGAGTGCATCGAAGAGGAGCTCATCGAGCTCTGCAAACCATTCGGCAAGATTGTCAACACCAAGTGCAACGTCGGGGCTAATCGAAACCAAGCCTTTGTCGAATTC TCTGACCTGAACCAGGCAATAAATATGGTTACATACTATGCATCGTCTTCAGAGCCTGCACAGATCCGTGGCAAGACTGTGTATATACAGTACTCAAACAGGCATGAAATAGTTAATAACAAGAGCCCTGGAGATGTCCCGGGAAATGTTTTACTAGTAACCATTGAGGGCGTTGAAGCTGGTGATGTTAGCATTGATGTCATTCACTTG GTATTCTCTGCTTTTGGTTTTGTCCACAAAATTGCTACATTTGAAAAGGCTGCTGGTTTTCAG GCTTTAATTCAGTATAGCGATGTTCAGACTGCATCTACAGCAAGGGATTCATTAGATGGAAGAAGTATACCCAG ATACCTTCTTCCAAGTCATGTAAACGAGTGTTATTTACGCATATCGTACTCTGCTCACACAGATTTGAATATTAAGTTTCAATCTCATCGAAGCAG AGATTACACAAATCCTCATCTTCCTGTAAATCCGACTGCCATGGATGGTTTGCTTCAG CCTGTTGTAGGTCCTGATGGGAAGAAAAAAGAATTTGAGAGTAATGTGCTGCTTGCTTCTATTGAGAATATGCAGTATGCTGTCACAGTGGATGTTCTTCATACA GTATTCTCTGCTTTTGGGACAGTCCAGAAGATTGCAATATTTGAGAAGAATGGGGGAACTCAGGCACTAATC